A window of Citrus sinensis cultivar Valencia sweet orange chromosome 7, DVS_A1.0, whole genome shotgun sequence contains these coding sequences:
- the LOC127898889 gene encoding disease resistance protein SUMM2-like, producing MVQPDGFVETGKENMENVVDQCIYLRVNGSNFDMKDLREAHYVLGIEILRDRSRGILGLSQKTYIDRILKRFNLQSCAPGKAPISKGDKISKSQCPDNDVDNASMQIVPYALVVGSLMYAQVCTCPDIAFPVGQSDYLDIVGYSDVDFARYLEDKKSTSGYIFIMTGGAISWKSAKQTLIASLTMEAEYELPEWFFQSMPALRVLEWPRNGDLTKLLMQKGELINLRYLNLSDTDISQLPIEIKGCCQLIILLLDGTEKLKAIPKGLLSELSALQVFSRVPTQYESHEDKSSGLGVNVSLLEELESLKHIQDASVVLSTLDSVEKFQSSSKLQSCIRRLIIENPSSTSSITKMLQDADFRNLQDLFISNCSLQYLTCLVNVPLLRFLFATNCPLLEEIIANQQAGQRIIGFTHLKQLNMNGLPELKSVCGSAMAFSSLESVYVSKCPKLKKLPLNSQSGKRNTVLIGEEEWWDQLTWTAGATKDVFSSKFIPFSDFRSWSLEPSYTYEGAVMKR from the exons ATGGTGCAACCTGATGGTTTTGTTGAGACTGGTAAAGAAAACATG GAGAATGTTGTTGATCAGTGTATATACTTGAGAGTGAATGGGAGCAA CTTTGATATGAAGGATCTTCGTGAAGCTCATTATGTATTAGGGATAGAGATTCTTCGTGACAGATCTAGAGGAATTCTAGGATTGTCTCAAAAGACTTACATTGATCGTATTTTGAAAAGGTTCAATTTACAGTCTTGTGCTCCTGGGAAAGCTCCAATTTCAAAAGGTgacaaaatttccaagtctCAATGTCCCGATAATGATGTAGACAATGCTAGCATGCAAATAGTCCCGTATGCATTAGTTGTGGGTAGCTTGATGTATGCTCAAGTCTGTACTTGCCCTGATATTGCTTTTCCAGTAGGA CAATCTGACTATTTGGATATAGTTGGATATTCTGATGTTGATTTCGCAAGGTACTTGGAAGACAAGAAATCCACATCTGgttacatttttattatgacaGGAGGAGCTATTTCATGGAAAAGTGCCAAGCAGACACTCATAGCTTCTTTAACAATGGAAGCAGAATAT GAACTCCCAGAATGGTTCTTTCAATCGATGCCTGCCTTGAGAGTTCTTGAGTGGCCGCGGAATGGGGACTTGACAAAGTTGCTTATGCAGAAGGGTGAATTGATTAACCTGCGGTATCTTAATCTGTCAGATACAGATATATCACAGTTGCCAATTGAGATTAAGGGATGCTGTCAACTGATAATTCTACTATTGGATGGTACTGAGAAACTGAAGGCAATTCCGAAAGGACTGTTATCAGAGCTTTCAGCTTTACAAGTTTTCAGCAGGGTACCAACTCAATATGAATCGCACGAAGACAAGTCATCCGGCTTAGGTGTTAATGTCTCGTTACTGGAGGAGTTGGAGAGCTTGAAACACATTCAAGATGCAAGTGTCGTCTTATCAACTCTTGATTCTGTTGAGAAATTCCAATCATCCTCTAAGTTACAGAGTTGCATCAGAAGACTGATCATCGAGAACCCATCTTCAACATCATCTATCACAAAAATGCTGCAGGATGCCGATTTCCGGAACCTTCAAGATCTATTTATCAGCAATTGTTCCCTACAATATTTGACATGCCTCGTCAATGTTCCGCTCCTTCGATTCTTATTTGCAACTAACTGTCCCTTGCTAGAAGAAATAATTGCTAATCAACAAGCTGGGCAGCGAATAATTGGATTCACTCATCTTAAGCAATTGAATATGAATGGTCTTCCAGAGCTGAAAAGTGTATGCGGCAGCGCCATGGCCTTTTCTTCTCTCGAAAGTGTATATGTATCTAAGTGCCCAAAACTCAAAAAACTCCCTTTGAACTCTCAGAGTGGGAAAAGAAATACTGTTTTGATAGGAGAAGAAGAATGGTGGGACCAACTGACGTGGACTGCCGGTGCCACTAAGGATGTTTTCAGTTCAAAATTCATCCCATTCTCAGATTTTCGTTCCTGGTCACTCGAGCCAAGTTACACATATGAAGGGGCAGTCATGAAAAGGTAG